CTCAGGACAAGCTGACAAAGAGCCTGACATACATCCTGGGAAACCAGGACACAGTACAGACCCAGATCTGTGAGCTGGAGGAGGCCGTGAGGCACACCGAGGTGAGGGAGGGCACGGAGGTGGGCCCTGGGCCCTGCCTGGGAGTAGGGCCAGGAAGGGGGTGTGGGTggtcatgacccaatcacctcgtTGCTAGCTCAGGAAGCCCATGAGGTGTCCAGGTTCTGGTTAAACCAGGTTTGCAGGAACACCAGTGCCCCAGGCCAGGCTGTACCTGGGCTGCAGGGGGAGCAGGGTGGCTATAGCTCAGCAGAGAGCTCGAAAAACCCCACACGCATCGCTCAAAAAACCCTATGCATAGCTCAGATGCTCTCAGGCTCAGGTGCCTACCGAGGATGGCACACATCCCCAGTACTAGAGTGAGGTGATGACTGATACCTTCTGCCAGGTTGATTGAGCTGGCTGACATGGGGATGGACAACTAAGGATGGCATAGATGCCAGTGGACATTAATTAGTGCAGTCAAAGTGGACATTAGGGTAGCCATGGCCTTGTTCATTTGGATGAGTCACTAAGGGGCAGGGATTATGATGTGGGGATCCAGGAAGGTTGGCACAAATGACCAGGAGTTGAGTCCCTCTAGAGGTCCCTTTGCAACCATGAGCCCAGGCCCTGTAGGAATGGGTGAGCAGCATTTCCCCAGATCCCTTGTGACCTTAGCCATGCTGTGGTGTCCAAGGAGGCCAGCACAAGTGCTGCCTCCAAAAAGAAGACAGTAAGTCATGCATCCTTTGGGTGTTGCTCCCTGGGCAGGTGAGTGGTCAGCAGGCCAAGGAGGAGGTATCACAGCTGGTGCGGGGGCTGGGGGCTGTGCTGGAGGAGAAGCGGGCATCACTGCTTCAGGCCATTGAAGAATGCCAGCAGGAGCGGCTGGCCCGTCTCAGCGCCCAGATCCAGGAGCACCGGAGCCTGCTGGATGGCTCAGGTCTGGTGGGCTATGCCCAGGAAGTACTTAAGGAAACAGACCAGCCTTGCTTTGTGCAAGCCGCCAAGCAGCTGCACAACAGGTACTCAGGGGCATGGGATCCTAGGGGGGCAGGGACATCATGGGTGTGACCAACATCTAGGACAATGTCTACAGTACTTCCAGGTGGAAAACGGGGGTTCTGAGGATTTTCATGAGGCCAAACTGATACCAGCTCCCAAAGCAGTTCCCAAGGCTCTAGGGGCAGGCAAGACAGAACTGAGGGACAGGGTGGCTGCCCAGATGGCAGTGCCTGACCTTTTCTTGCCCCCATCCCAGGATTGCCCGAGCTACTGAAGCCCTCCAGACGTTCCGGCCAGCTGCCAGCTCCTCCTTCCGCCATTGCCAACTCGACGTGGGACGTGAGATGAAGCTGCTGACAGAGCTTAACTTCCTGCGAGGTAAGGAGATGGCCAGGCCCCATGCCCAACCAGagccttcttcccttcctccccagcaGCGGGCCCGGGGGGCAGTGCCCACCGGGGACCTCCCGGCCTCCTGCCCGGCCTGGCCAGCCATTCCTCCCACCCAGCCCACCCTGCCACACCGTCCTACCGCGCTCAGCGCTGCTTCTCCCTCTCTTTGTTTGTAGGCTGTGGCCACCGCGGACTCTGCTCCGGAGCACCCCAGGCAAGTCAGCGGCCCTGCCCCGGGGGCCCTGCCCGCCGCCGGGCCCCCTTCCCACCCCGCTGCTCCCACACATCTCGGCCAACCACTCattgcttccttctctttcctgccttgCCCCGACCTCGTGGTCCTCCCACTGGACCAATGCCCTGTCTCTCTTCTGCCTTCTTCAGGCGCTTGCGTAATCCTGGCCCTTCTGACCTTTTGTCCTTGTGACCCTTGCCCTCTGGCCTTGCACTTCCTTTCCCTTGACCTCCAACCCCTGCCCTCAGCTTTTCTGTCCCTCTGTTGTCCCCACTTTCCACCTCGCTGCCTCCTGCATCTCTCTTCTGAGCCTGGTCCTCTTCCTTCCTGCTCGGCGCCCTCTTGCCTGTGGGCTCCAGTGGCCTttgcctgcccctccctggggctCCTCTTAACTCATACAATGTCTGAGCTGCAAGGGCCCCCAGAACTTACCTGATCTGATACCCTTATTTGacaggggaggaaactgaggcccagaaaggggaaGTGACTTATTCCAGGCCAGAGTGAGGTAGCAGCAGCCCAGGACTAGCACACAGGTGTCCTCACCCCCAGCCCAGCACTTTCCAGCCTCGTTCTCTTTTgggccctgccctgcctctcctgTGCCCAGTCCCCAGATGAGCCCTTCCCCAGCTCCCTCTCACCCACACTCACCCCCCCGGCTCCCGCTGCTTTCCCTTTTCCTGCCTGTCCCTGTCCTCCATGCCAGGCCAGTGGCCAGGCCCTGACTGACCCCCGCTGTCTCTTCCAACAGTGCCTGAGGCCCCCGTCATTGACACCCAGCGCACCTTTGCCTATGATCAGATCTTCCTGTGCTGGCGGCTGCCACCCCACTCACCACCTGCCTGGCACTATACCATTGAGTTCCGGCGCACAGATGTGCCTGCCCAGCCGGGCCCCACCCGCTGGCAGCGGCGGGAGGAGGTGAGGGGCACCAGTGCCCTGCTTGAGAACCCCGACACGGGCTCTGTGTATGTGTTGCGCGTCCGCGGCTGCAACAAGGCCGGCTACGGCGAGTACAGTGAAGATGTGCACCTGCACACGCCCCCAGCACCTGGTGAGTGAGCAGGCACAGGTGGTCGTGCAAAGGGCATGGGGTATGCCAGGGCCCGGGCCCTGACGGTTGGTTTGGGTGGCCACTAGAGAGGCCATATAACATAGTAGGTCTCACACACACTAACTCTGGAGCTAGACTGCtcgggttcaaatcccagctctacctcTTGCCAACTGTGTGAGTGGCTTCTGGCAAGTTTTTCAccctctctgaacttcagagTCCTTTTCTGTAGGGATAATGATAAtactagccaggtgcagtggctcttgcctataatcctagcactttgggaagccaaggagggaggattgcttgaggccaggagttcaagaccaacctggcccacaCAGCAAGACCtgatctctaaaaaaataaataggccaggcgaggtagctcacgcctggaatcccagcacgttgggaggccgaggagggcggatcacaaggtcaagagttcaaggccagcctggccaacatggtgaaaccccatctctactaggaatacaaaaaatagccaggcgtggtggtgcatgcctacaatcccagctactcgggaggctgaggcaagagaatcgcttgaacccgggaggcagaggttgcagtgagccgagattgcaccactgcactccagcctggacgacagaggaagactctgccGTCtcggaaaaaataaataaataaataaataaaggccaggcgaggtagctcccacctgtaatcctggcactttgggaggccaaggcaggtggatcacctgaggttgggagtttgagaccaacctgaccaacatggagaaacctactaaaaatataaaagtagccaggtgtggtggcacatgcctgtaatcccagctacttgggaggctgaggcaggagaatcacttgaacctgggaggcggaggttgtggtgagctgagattgcgccattgcactccagcctgggcaataagagtgaaactctgtctcaatcaatcaatcaataaataaaatacgtaaaaaaaaattatttttggccaggcatggtgcctcacgcctgtaatccaagcactttgggaggccgaggcgggtggatcatgaggtcaggcgttcaagatcagcctggccaacatagtgaaaccccgtctctactaaaaataaaaataattagctgggcgtggtggcaggtgcctgtaatcccagctacttgggaggctgaggcaggagaatcgcttgaagctggaaggtggaggttgcagtaagctgagattgtgccactgtactccagcctggggaacagtgtgagactccgtgtcaaaaaaaaattatttttaaaaaatgataatgctggccgggcgcggtggctcaagcctgtaatcccagcactttgggaggccgagacgggcggatcacgaggtcaggagatcgagaccatcctggctaacatggtgaaaccccgtctctactaaaaatacaaaaaactagccgggcgaggtggcgggcgcctgtagtcccagctactcgggaggctgaggcaggagaatggcgtaaacccgggaggcggagcttgcagcgagctgagatccggccacNNNNNNNNNNNNNNNNNNNNNNNNNNNNNNNNNNNNNNNNNNNNNNNNNNNNNNNNNNNNNNNNNNNNNNNNNNNNNNNNNNNNNNNNNNNNNNNNNNNNaaaaaaaaaaaaaaaaaaaagataatgcttACCTCATAGGGTTACAAAAATTCAGCTGGTGTGAGACGATGCATGGAAGTCTGAGTATAGTGTCTGGCTCATGGTTAGGGCTCAAGAATGTTACTAAAGTGACTAGAAAATAGTTCGAACTCCAGGGGGTGGGCATGAGAGGGAAGCCTTGCCACCCAAGTAGGGACTGGGTATAAGGGCCAGGTGTGAACCCAGAGTATGGGCTGGAAGGCATAGATTGATGGTGATGGGAATGTCACCAGGTAGAACAGAATAGTGGGAACTGTCCATGGGGCTGGCCACAAGTAAGGGGTTGGAGGAAACCCCATGAGTCAGCCAGGTCCAGAGCACTGGCTTCTGTGCCCACCGTCATCACAGAAACTCTCTGGGGTCCCATGCCCATTTGGAATGCCCCCTTCTTTTTTCCTCATGCCTCCCTTTCCGATTTCCCATGTCCTGTTCTCTTGAACCCCCTGCCTGTTCCTGGTGACTGAACCCCCTTGCAATGCGTTCCCTGTTCCGCAGTCTCACAGCCCCCAGTGCCAGTGTTTGTCCCTGAAGTTCTTCCTCCATCTCAACCCTCTCCCTCTTTCCAGTCTTGCACTTCTTCCTCGACGGCCGCTGGGGTGCAAGCCGAGAGCGGCTGGCCATCAGCAAGGACCAGCGAGCAGTACGGAGTGTTCCAGGGCTGCCCCTGCTGCTGGCTGCTGACCGGCTGCTGACCGGCTGCCACCTGAGTGTGGATGTGGTCCTGGGCGACGTGGCTGTGACCCAGGGCCGCAGCTACTGGGCCTGCGCCGTAGACCCAGCCTCCTACTTGGTCAAGGTGGGCGTCGGGCTGGAGAGCAAGCTTCAAGAAAGTTTCCAGGGTGCCCCCGATGTGATCAGCCCCAGGTCAGACCCCTCTGGAAGGGATGGAGTATGGGGGTCCTGGTGGAAGTGAGGGGCAGGGAAGGGGTGGCAAGCGGAGCACAGACTTGCTAGGGTGGGATGGGAGGGGATTAGGAGGAAGTAGTAGGAGCATGGAAGCCAGGCTGGGAGGCCTGTGGCCAGGAGAGGCATGGGCTCAGCAAAAGGGCTTTTGAGGACTGATTTTCAGAGCGTGGTGTGTGGTCAGGGAAAGGGATGATAGAAGAGGGAGCCATCTCTGCTTCCTTCCAACCATCTGCCACTCTGGACCAACACACCATCTCTCCAAGCATCTGTATCCTTTCTTCCTAACACTCCATTTCCAACATCCCTTCTCCATAAAACCTTTGCTCTCCAAGACCTCCTTCACCCATATCTTAAAATTCTTCccttagccgggcacagtggctcacgcctgtaaacccagcactttgggaggccgaggcaggcaaatcactggaggtcgagagttcaagaccagcttgaccaacatggagaaaccctatctctactaaaaatacaaaaaaattagctgggtgtggtggcacatgcctgtaaccccagctactcgcgaggctgaggcaggagaatcacttgaacctgggaggtggaggttgcggtgagccaagattgtgtcattgcactccatccagcctgcgtgacaagagcaaaaccccttccaaaaaaaaaaaaaaaaaaaatcttcccttaAACATCTCACCTCCATAACCCTCCTCTCCCCAACTCCCTATTTAAAACTCTCccactaggccgggcgcggtggctcaagcctgtaatcccagcacttcgggaggccgagacgggcggatcacgaggtggagaccatcctggctaacacggtgaaaccctgtctctactaaaaaatacaaaaagctagccgggcgaggtggcgggtgcctgtagtcccagctactcgggaggctgaggcaggagaatggcgtaaacctgggaggtggagcttgcagtgagctgagatccggccactgcactccagcccggaaaaaaaaaaaaaaactctcccaCTAATGCTTTTCATCCTAAGCCTTCTCCCCAGCACTCTATCCCCCAACACCTTATTTCTTCAAAATGCTTTCTCCCCAACACAAATCCTCTCCTAAACCCCATTGTCCCCAACCCCGCATCCCTCTAACACCCTTCATTTGTGACACCAATCCACCCTCACCTCTCTCCCGACACCCACCTTCCCAACATCCTTTCTCTTCTTAGTCACTGATTTCGGATTCTTCCAATGTCCTCTCATCCTCAGAACCATCTCACCAGCATGATTTCCCCAACACCATTTTTCTCGACGCCTTTCCACGTGCTATACCAATGCCATGTCTTTTCCGTCCCCCCAGCCCCTCTTGCCAATGTGCTTTCCTCTCAGTGCTCTCTTTCCACCAAACCCAAACTCCTGAGCCTATACTCTAACCCCTGCCTCTTCAGCGTTTTCTTCTCAACACCCGAAATCCATCCTTTCAACTTCTTGCTCCTCAACATTCCATCCTTCCAGCGTCTCCCTCTGGTACCTCATCTGTCACTCCATCCCTCAACAATCTCGTCCCCAACACCCGCTTCTGCAGGTACGACCCGGACAGCGGGCACGACAGCGGTGCCGAGGATGCCACAGTGGAGGCGTCGCCGCCCTTTGCTTTCCTAACCATTGGCATGGGGAAGATCCTGCTGGGGTCGGGGGCAAGCTCAAATGCAGGGCTGACAGGGAGGGACGGCCCCGCAGCGGGCTGCACAGTGCCCCTGCCACCCCGCCTAGGCATCTGCCTGGACTACGAGCGGGGCCGGGTTTCCTTCCTGGATGCTGTGTCCTTCCGTGGGCTCTTGGAGTGCCCCCTGGACTGCTCAGGGCCTGTGTGCCCTGCCTTTTGCTTCATTGGGGGTGGCGCAGTACAGCTCCAGGAACCAGTGGGCACTAAGCCTGAGAGGAAAGTCACCATTGGGGGCTTCGCCAAGCTGGACTGAGCCTTCCAGGCCCCCTCATGCAGACCTGGGGTCCTCCTGGGCCCTGGCCCCCAAACTTCTTGGCGCCGGGTTGTTGCCCCCTGGCAGATTCTCCCCTAAACTCTCCTACCATGTGGCCCTGCCCCTTCTCCCGTGTCTGTGTCTTCCCACAGTTTTCTCTTGACCCAGGGGCTCTCTTCTGCCCACCTCTCTGGATGGCCCCCTTTCTCTCTATTGCCTGTTAGCCAGGCCCCCACCCCCCCTGAGTCTGCCCTATGACCTGCCTTTGGCATGTTACCGAAGCTATGGAGAAAGCCCCTTCTCCATCCCTGTCCTGTGCCCCCCAGGCTGATTGGGCCGGGCACCTGAAACACTGGGCATGATCTCCAGCTCTGCCCTTGCCCTGCCAAGCTCCCTGCCCTGTTGATGCAGAACTACAGCCTTGGGACAGGCAGACTTTGGGGCTGGAAGCTGTCCAGGCACTCCTGGTGACGGGAAGGGGACCCTGTCAtcctgctttatttatttgggtccCGACCCCCCGCAGCTGCATGCCCCTTAtgtccctcttctccctcttgcATGCTTTTACCTGTCCCGCACCCACGCCAACGTGCCAAGTCTCCCGTGAGGACCCAGCTGAGTCTGGGTGTTCCCATTGGGTTTGGCCAGGCAAGGCCTCCGGTGCCCACTGCCGTCCTCCTGCAGTGGGCTCTGCTAGGCCTGTGCTGAGCAACAGCTGTTATTGTCATGgtttataaataataaactgtGATGCCAGGCACATCTCTGCCTTCCCTGAGCACAGTCATTCCTGTTAGTTtctgtgctgggtgtggtgggcggGAGGGAGCAGGGTGCTAGGCTGTGGTTCTGGGCAGGGGCAGCCAAAGGATCTGGTGCCTGAGGGAGGAAGGCCCCAGGCTAGGCGCTCTAAACCTCCTGCCACACATGTCCTGGCCCTGCCTGAGCCCACCACAGCTGCCAGGAGACATAGCTCTCTGGCTGCTGGCAGCAGGCCCCAACCAGGGCATCCGGGCCTGCCCTGCACCACCAGGCCCTGGGGGAATGCGGTTGAGGGGACAGGCAATGTGCCTGGGCCCAAAGGGATCAGGGAACCAGAACCACTTCCCCATTCCCAGGGTGTTGTGGAGCCCACCCCAGGAGCAGCAGGCTGGTGGGGCAGGCGGGGTCAGAGACGGGGCTGGGCCTGGTGCCAGCGCCTGGATCTGACTCAGCCTCCGCTTATCTCAACCCTGTTGACTCTGGGCTGTTATCACTGCCCAAGGATTTACTTCACACTCGGACAGCTAAGAATAGAGCCACCTGGGGGCACTGTGCCAGGGGGCAAGGAGGGCATGGGCCAGGTGAGGAGACGGGAGAGTCACTGGCACACAGATCCCAGTCTCGGAGCCCAGTCACGCTAGCCCTCCAAAACCCGCCTGGGTTTCGTTTCCTCCTTCCGCTTGTGCTGCCAGGGTTAGCCAGAGGTGGCTCCTCAGGCCACCCCTACATCCCAACGTCACCTCCTCCTCACAGCTCCTGCTTCTCAAACAAACCCACTCCTTACCGCCTCCTGGCCTCCCTGTCTCCTTCCCCAGGCCTCTCACACACATTCTGACTGCCCTGCTGCCCACGGGCCACAGATGAAAGATCAGAAGTTGGCGCAGCGGGAGGCCACGTTTTATTCAGTCCTGTTCAGGTCTCCTGCTATCTCCGGGCTCTCTGGGCCAGTCCTCCTGGGAGCCCCCACTGCAACACTTCCCAGGCATAAGCCCTCAAGGGTCCACATGAGCTTCCACAGACCGAGAAGGGTCCGAGAACTTGGTGGGGCCTCTGAGGAAGGCTGTGAGCAGCCCACCTGAACTCCCAGCTCACCAGCCCAAAACAGGGTGCAGGGGCTCTGGCCCTGAAGAACTTGAGTGGGGTGGACTGGCACTGGCTGGCCACTCAGCTCAGTAGGTGACGTGCCCCTACAAGTTGGCAGAAGTGGCTGCCACTGCTGGGTTTGTGTAAGAGAAGCTGCTGCCACCATTACCTGCAGAAACCTAGGTGGAAGGAAAAGAGATCCAGGGTGAGGAGCAGAAGGTACCTCCTAGAGCCCCTGGATGCCACCCCAGGCTGGGGTAATCAGTCCAGGGTCCTGGCCAGCTCTCAAAGGGCTTATTCAGAGAGAGCACCTGCCACCCCACCAGCCGGTGACTGTAAACAGGGctgccctcctccctctgctctcctTCACTTCCTCTTCTTGGCTCTAATCAGCCGCCTTGTCCCTCCATTCTCTGCTGTTCCAGCCAAAGAAGGTGTgtaggggggtgtgtgtgtgtgtgcacgtgtgtgtgtgtatctgtgtctttGTAAAACCGAGAGAGGGAGGTCTCCAGGAGGAGGAAAACAggagcaagaaaaataaactcctctctcctccccaaccTGGAGTGGTTTTCCACCCTCAGGTGGCTGCAGTAATTATTTACTAGGTCCCACAGAGAAAAGccgggagaggaaggagggagggttCCTTGCTTCCTTGAAGCTCCCAAGAACCCCACTGGCACCCAAGCTCACCTGGTCTGCTGACACTTCTTCCTCTACCTGGGAAACCTCCCCCTACACCAGCCTTTCTCGGTCTACCCTCTATTCCTAGGAGACGATTAGGGGCACAGGGGCTCACCCGTGACTCCTCAGGAAGGGCTCCCCGGGCATAGTGCTCTACCCATTTTGCCTCTGGGtgcaaaaaaaccaaaccaaaacaaaacaaaactgctgcGGTGGCACCAGTTCAGCCAGGGCCAGCCAGCATGAATGTGGACAGCCAATGCTCTTTTAGGAATTCTGGTAGTGGGGCCACTCCCTCTTGAGGGCCCCTTTCTTTCATGGTCTCCTCCCAGGCCTGTCCCCCAGAACTCCTCTGACCTCTGCCCCCCCATTCTTGCCAGGTCCTCCTCTGCTCACTTCATGCCACTTCTCACCTCTTCCAAGCTCTTTGGGTTTTCCAAGGACCCCCTTCAGAATCCTTGCCCAGCCaaagcctctgcctcccccagcCTGTGGGGCCCAATCTCACCTCCTCATAGGGGCTACGATTGGTACTGCCAGGGGGCACATAGCGCCCATGGGTGTGGTAGGTGGGGTACTCGCTCATAGGATGGTAGGCATCCCGGGCGGGAAAGATGTCCAGCTGCCTGTAGTTCTTTTGGCGGCACTGACAGACAGCCTGGGGAAATAGGAGGTTATGGCAGACCACGGAGTGCCTTCTACCGGCGGGGCGGGGAGGGCACTGATCAGGGCCAGGGACTGCACTCACCAAGGCAATGAAATAGACGATGACCAGCACAACCAGAACACAGACCAGCACCAGGAGCGCAATGCCCCAGCCTGGCACCCCAGCCCCAGACTGGtcagagaaaggaaatgacacATCACGCACTAAAAGGAAAAGCAGTGGTCAGGGCAGTCTCCCAGAGGAGGTGCCCCTCTAACTGCCAGCACTAAGGAAAGAGTGGGGAACCAGACACTGGAAGGAGAGGGCCCCAGCATGGtgctgggctgcagccagggAAGTAGCCTCACCGCTGATGTCTGAGATCATCAGGTTATATCGAGAGGCTGCTTCCGTTATACGTTGATTGAACTGTGTCTCCACGTCGTGGACATTGGTGGTACCTTCTCGGAAGACCAGAGTCGATTGTACCACCACAGATCCTGGCCTGGTCACAGGGAAATGAGCACTTCAGCCACGGGCCCAGCTCTGGCTCAGGACTCTCCCCCAACCTTGAGTGCACCAGTCCCTCCTTATAGTCATGACCAACACCCACCCTCCAACCACCACACTGAGTCCACACCCAGAACTATACCTGAACTTAATATTGGAGAGGCCCAGAAAATCCCCTTGTTTAAAAATCTGCAAAATCTGGGGTGAGAGGGAAAGGACTCAGACTTGATGCAAAGGGTGTGGACAGTTCTGATGGCTGCTTCAGGGGAACATGGGAAAGGAAAGGCTGATACTCACCAATTCAGAAATGTCTCTCTGCAGCTGTTGGTAGTAGTTGGTGCTGGGATCTTCCAGAGAGGAATTAAACTGAAggtttgaaatgtgaaaagacaggaaaaagaaagagacccCAACAGACAACTGGGGAGAAGTGCTGTGATTGGAGGAGGTGAGAGGAGGTACTGTGCTATGGTGAGTGCTACTGGCGTCAGTCTTGGTGCTGTGGCTGGCAAGGGTGGTAGGAGTATCAGAGTGGTGGCTGGGAATTGAGAATGGAGTGCTCT
The genomic region above belongs to Piliocolobus tephrosceles isolate RC106 chromosome 1, ASM277652v3, whole genome shotgun sequence and contains:
- the TRIM46 gene encoding tripartite motif-containing protein 46 isoform X1, encoding MATLARLSQGRCQPCSPPPLPPPLLVPPSFVSAAPLTGMAAKRGTKTSMKNMEKELLCPVCQEMYKQPLVLPCTHNVCQACAREVLGQQGYIGHGGDPSSEPTSPASTPSTRSPRLSRRTLPKPDRLDRLLKSGFGTYPGRKRGALHPQVIMFPCPACQGDVELGERGLAGLFRNLTLERVVERYRQSVSVGGAILCQLCKPPPLEATKGCTECRATFCNECFKLFHPWGTQKAQHEPTLPTLSFRPKGLMCPDHKEEVTHYCKTCQRLVCQLCRVRRTHSGHKITPVLSAYQALKDKLTKSLTYILGNQDTVQTQICELEEAVRHTEVSGQQAKEEVSQLVRGLGAVLEEKRASLLQAIEECQQERLARLSAQIQEHRSLLDGSGLVGYAQEVLKETDQPCFVQAAKQLHNRIARATEALQTFRPAASSSFRHCQLDVGREMKLLTELNFLRVPEAPVIDTQRTFAYDQIFLCWRLPPHSPPAWHYTIEFRRTDVPAQPGPTRWQRREEVRGTSALLENPDTGSVYVLRVRGCNKAGYGEYSEDVHLHTPPAPVLHFFLDGRWGASRERLAISKDQRAVRSVPGLPLLLAADRLLTGCHLSVDVVLGDVAVTQGRSYWACAVDPASYLVKVGVGLESKLQESFQGAPDVISPRYDPDSGHDSGAEDATVEASPPFAFLTIGMGKILLGSGASSNAGLTGRDGPAAGCTVPLPPRLGICLDYERGRVSFLDAVSFRGLLECPLDCSGPVCPAFCFIGGGAVQLQEPVGTKPERKVTIGGFAKLD
- the TRIM46 gene encoding tripartite motif-containing protein 46 isoform X2: MAEGEDMQTFTSIMDALVRISTSMKNMEKELLCPVCQEMYKQPLVLPCTHNVCQACAREVLGQQGYIGHGGDPSSEPTSPASTPSTRSPRLSRRTLPKPDRLDRLLKSGFGTYPGRKRGALHPQVIMFPCPACQGDVELGERGLAGLFRNLTLERVVERYRQSVSVGGAILCQLCKPPPLEATKGCTECRATFCNECFKLFHPWGTQKAQHEPTLPTLSFRPKGLMCPDHKEEVTHYCKTCQRLVCQLCRVRRTHSGHKITPVLSAYQALKDKLTKSLTYILGNQDTVQTQICELEEAVRHTEVSGQQAKEEVSQLVRGLGAVLEEKRASLLQAIEECQQERLARLSAQIQEHRSLLDGSGLVGYAQEVLKETDQPCFVQAAKQLHNRIARATEALQTFRPAASSSFRHCQLDVGREMKLLTELNFLRVPEAPVIDTQRTFAYDQIFLCWRLPPHSPPAWHYTIEFRRTDVPAQPGPTRWQRREEVRGTSALLENPDTGSVYVLRVRGCNKAGYGEYSEDVHLHTPPAPVLHFFLDGRWGASRERLAISKDQRAVRSVPGLPLLLAADRLLTGCHLSVDVVLGDVAVTQGRSYWACAVDPASYLVKVGVGLESKLQESFQGAPDVISPRYDPDSGHDSGAEDATVEASPPFAFLTIGMGKILLGSGASSNAGLTGRDGPAAGCTVPLPPRLGICLDYERGRVSFLDAVSFRGLLECPLDCSGPVCPAFCFIGGGAVQLQEPVGTKPERKVTIGGFAKLD